The Vicinamibacterales bacterium genome includes a window with the following:
- the carB gene encoding carbamoyl-phosphate synthase large subunit has protein sequence MPKRTDLKRILVIGSGPIVIGQACEFDYSGTQACKALKAEGLEVVLVNSNPATIMTDPEIADRTYVEPLTVEMLESVIAREKPDALLPTVGGQTALNLAVQLGERGVLAKYDVELIGASLEAIKVAEDRLLFRDAMTEIGVATPNSRYVRSMDEALAAIEPIGFPIIIRPSFTLGGVGGGIAYNIEEFKEIAHRGLSLSPVHEVLLEESVIGWKEFELEVMRDRADNFVVICSIENVDPMGVHTGDSITVAPALTLTDREYQRMRDIGRRIIRRVGVETGGSNIQFAINPDDGRIVVIEMNPRVSRSSALASKATGFPIAKIAAKLALGYTLDEIPNDITRLTPASFEPTIDYIVVKVPRWAFEKFPRADRTLTTQMKSVGEVMAIGRTFKEAFMKAFRSLELGRGNMLFARSGGRINAMANVEADDDDSALQRSLAVPNDQRMWSVFRAFERGWALEEIHRLTKIDRWFLTQFQQLVELRTQAALVGLRGISPDLMRTLKRAGFGDWQLGSMLGADEEAVRAARLEQGLKPAYKRIDTCAAEFESFTPYLYGTFEKECEADPTPRQKVVILGSGPNRIGQGIEFDYCCVHAAFALREDGFETVMINCNPETVSTDYDTVDRLYFEPLTFEDVSAIIEREREGGGDVSVVVQYGGQTPLKLALPLQRAGVRILGTSPDSIDLAEDRERFSKLLWDLGIPQAPSGTATSPDEARDVALKIGFPLVVRPSYVLGGRAMAIVYDMAALDRYMTTAVQASPERPVLIDKFLEDAVELDVDAVADSTGSVVIGGIMEHIEEAGIHSGDSSCVVPPYRVAERHLDQIRDYTRRIARALNVIGLMNTQFAIKEDTIYVLEVNPRASRTVPYLSKATGVPLAKVAARVMIGRTLAQLGITEDLEVSGVFVKTPVFPFVRFPGVDTILGPEMKSTGEVMGGAMTFGSAFAKAQLGAGVKLPSSGCVFISVSNHDKPAVVQIARDLQGLGFSLVATRGTANFLRAHGIDAEIVFKVNEGRPHVGDELLNNRIQLVINTPLGRESFFDDKLVRRTAMMQQVPCITTLTGAAAAVYAIRALNTEGLTVRSLQEYHADARDQTMTHKP, from the coding sequence GTGCAGCTCGGCGAGCGCGGCGTGCTGGCGAAGTACGACGTCGAACTGATCGGCGCCTCGCTCGAGGCCATCAAGGTCGCCGAGGACCGGCTGCTGTTCCGCGACGCGATGACGGAGATCGGCGTCGCCACGCCCAACAGCCGCTACGTCCGGTCGATGGACGAGGCGCTCGCCGCGATCGAGCCGATCGGCTTTCCGATCATCATCCGGCCGTCGTTCACCCTCGGCGGCGTCGGCGGCGGCATCGCCTACAACATCGAAGAGTTCAAGGAGATCGCCCACCGCGGCCTCAGCCTGAGCCCCGTCCACGAAGTGCTCCTCGAAGAGTCGGTGATCGGCTGGAAGGAGTTCGAGCTCGAGGTGATGCGCGACCGGGCCGACAACTTCGTGGTGATCTGTTCGATCGAGAACGTCGATCCCATGGGCGTCCACACCGGCGACAGCATCACCGTGGCGCCGGCGTTGACGCTCACCGACCGCGAGTACCAGCGGATGCGCGACATCGGCCGGCGGATCATCCGGCGCGTCGGCGTCGAGACCGGCGGCTCCAACATCCAGTTCGCCATCAATCCCGACGACGGCCGCATCGTCGTCATCGAGATGAACCCGCGCGTCTCGCGATCCTCGGCGCTGGCGTCGAAGGCCACCGGATTCCCGATCGCCAAGATCGCCGCGAAGCTGGCGCTGGGCTACACGCTCGACGAGATCCCCAACGACATCACGCGGCTGACCCCCGCCTCGTTCGAGCCGACCATCGACTACATCGTCGTCAAGGTGCCGCGGTGGGCGTTCGAGAAATTCCCGCGGGCGGACCGCACCCTGACCACGCAGATGAAGTCGGTCGGCGAGGTGATGGCGATCGGCCGGACGTTCAAGGAAGCGTTCATGAAGGCGTTCCGCTCGCTCGAGCTCGGGCGCGGCAACATGCTGTTCGCCCGGAGCGGCGGCCGCATCAACGCGATGGCGAACGTCGAGGCCGATGACGACGACAGCGCGCTGCAGCGATCGCTGGCGGTGCCCAACGATCAGCGGATGTGGTCGGTGTTCCGCGCCTTCGAGCGCGGCTGGGCGCTGGAAGAGATCCACCGCCTGACGAAGATCGATCGCTGGTTCCTGACCCAGTTCCAGCAGCTCGTCGAGCTGCGCACGCAGGCGGCGCTGGTCGGGCTGCGGGGGATCTCGCCCGACTTGATGCGGACGCTGAAACGCGCCGGCTTCGGCGACTGGCAGCTCGGCAGCATGCTCGGCGCCGACGAGGAGGCGGTGCGCGCGGCGCGGCTCGAGCAGGGGCTCAAGCCGGCCTACAAGCGGATCGACACCTGCGCCGCGGAGTTCGAGTCGTTCACGCCGTATCTCTACGGCACGTTCGAGAAGGAGTGCGAGGCCGACCCGACGCCGCGGCAGAAGGTGGTGATCCTCGGCAGCGGGCCGAACCGCATCGGCCAGGGGATCGAGTTCGACTACTGCTGCGTGCACGCGGCGTTCGCGCTGCGCGAAGACGGCTTCGAGACCGTCATGATCAACTGCAACCCCGAGACCGTGTCGACCGACTACGACACCGTGGACCGGTTGTATTTCGAGCCGCTGACCTTCGAAGACGTCTCGGCGATCATCGAGCGCGAGCGGGAGGGGGGCGGCGACGTCTCGGTCGTCGTCCAGTACGGCGGACAGACGCCGCTGAAGCTGGCACTGCCGCTGCAGCGCGCCGGCGTCAGGATCCTCGGCACGTCGCCGGACTCGATCGATCTGGCGGAGGATCGCGAGCGGTTCTCGAAGCTGCTCTGGGACCTCGGCATTCCGCAGGCGCCGAGCGGCACCGCGACGTCTCCCGACGAGGCGCGCGACGTCGCGCTCAAGATCGGATTCCCGCTGGTGGTGCGCCCCTCCTACGTGCTCGGCGGCCGCGCCATGGCGATCGTCTACGACATGGCCGCGCTCGATCGCTACATGACGACGGCGGTGCAGGCCTCGCCGGAGCGGCCGGTGCTCATCGACAAGTTCCTCGAAGACGCGGTGGAGCTGGACGTCGACGCCGTCGCCGATTCGACGGGCAGCGTCGTGATCGGCGGCATCATGGAGCACATCGAGGAAGCCGGCATCCATTCCGGCGACAGCTCCTGCGTCGTCCCGCCGTACCGCGTGGCCGAGCGTCACCTCGACCAGATTCGCGACTACACGCGCCGCATCGCCCGGGCGCTGAACGTCATCGGGCTGATGAACACGCAGTTCGCGATCAAGGAGGACACCATCTACGTCCTCGAGGTGAATCCGCGCGCCTCGCGGACGGTGCCGTACCTGTCGAAGGCGACCGGCGTGCCGCTGGCGAAGGTCGCGGCGCGGGTGATGATCGGCCGCACGCTGGCGCAGCTCGGCATCACCGAGGACCTCGAGGTCTCCGGCGTCTTCGTCAAGACCCCGGTGTTCCCGTTCGTCCGATTCCCCGGCGTCGATACCATCCTCGGGCCGGAGATGAAGTCCACCGGCGAGGTCATGGGCGGGGCGATGACGTTCGGCAGCGCGTTCGCCAAGGCGCAGCTCGGCGCGGGCGTGAAGCTGCCGTCGAGCGGATGCGTGTTCATCAGCGTCAGCAATCACGACAAGCCGGCGGTCGTGCAGATCGCCCGCGACCTGCAGGGGCTCGGGTTCTCGCTGGTCGCCACGCGCGGCACCGCCAACTTCCTCCGCGCGCACGGCATCGACGCCGAGATCGTGTTCAAGGTCAACGAAGGACGCCCCCACGTCGGCGACGAGCTCCTGAACAACCGCATCCAGCTCGTCATCAACACGCCGCTCGGGCGCGAGTCGTTCTTCGACGACAAGCTGGTGCGGCGCACGGCGATGATGCAGCAGGTCCCGTGCATCACCACGCTCACCGGCGCGGCGGCGGCGGTCTACGCCATCCGCGCGCTCAACACCGAAGGCCTCACCGTCCGGTCGCTCCAGGAATACCATGCGGACGCGCGGGACCAGACGATGACCCACAAGCCCTGA
- a CDS encoding carbohydrate kinase family protein, which produces MPDGPLSKLRIGSHERSPGGQIATALSACAALGLRTSYVGTVSTDQNGEFIREALTTRGIDLSRAVYRPAANPFAVILVAEGVTSHGLQRVSSGQGERIVLWDRPAEMALRPADLPADLAAGTRLIHVDDVDPDAAIAAGKAGIAARIHVTSDIEAARPKTPAILDAVTVPIFAEHVPGDLTGERDLERALRILRQRHPGMLVATMGARGAGMLVENRFIRQPAFPVDVIDTTGAGDVFRAGFIYALLRGDAPEGILQFACAAAALSCTRRGAVASVPSLDEVNALMS; this is translated from the coding sequence GTGCCGGACGGGCCGCTCTCGAAGCTGCGCATCGGGAGCCACGAGCGATCGCCGGGCGGCCAGATCGCCACGGCGCTCTCGGCCTGCGCGGCGCTCGGCCTCAGGACCTCGTACGTCGGCACGGTCTCCACCGATCAGAACGGCGAGTTCATCCGCGAGGCGCTCACCACCCGCGGCATCGATCTGAGCCGCGCCGTGTACCGGCCGGCGGCGAACCCGTTCGCGGTGATCCTGGTTGCCGAAGGGGTGACGTCGCACGGCCTCCAGCGGGTCTCGTCAGGCCAGGGGGAGCGCATCGTGCTGTGGGATCGGCCCGCCGAGATGGCGCTGCGGCCCGCCGATCTCCCCGCCGATCTCGCCGCGGGCACGCGGCTCATTCACGTGGACGACGTGGATCCCGACGCCGCCATTGCGGCCGGGAAGGCGGGCATCGCGGCAAGGATCCACGTCACCAGCGACATCGAGGCGGCGCGCCCCAAGACGCCGGCGATCCTCGACGCCGTCACCGTCCCGATTTTCGCGGAGCACGTGCCCGGCGATCTGACCGGCGAGCGCGATCTCGAACGCGCGCTGCGGATCCTGCGCCAGCGGCATCCGGGGATGCTGGTCGCGACGATGGGGGCGCGGGGCGCGGGCATGCTGGTGGAGAACCGCTTCATCCGTCAACCGGCGTTTCCGGTGGACGTCATCGACACGACCGGGGCGGGGGACGTGTTCCGCGCCGGCTTCATCTACGCGCTGCTGCGCGGCGATGCGCCGGAAGGGATCCTGCAGTTCGCCTGTGCGGCCGCCGCTCTGAGCTGCACCCGACGCGGCGCGGTGGCCAGCGTGCCGTCCCTGGACGAAGTGAACGCGTTGATGTCGTAG
- a CDS encoding ComEC/Rec2 family competence protein produces the protein MIAPALLVAVPLVLGVAAGAGLALPRAQVVGSLVVAWLACGVALWRSRALLVVVFAAAGFAAAGAALGTIAIHEARHPSLFDWFLQFPRDGPVRVSGVLREDARISRFGVSLLLLVREVDRQRVNGGLRLTVAGATAPAAAADWRAGRQVAVQAAVRLPLDYRNPGVPSDRERLLREGIVLLGSVKSAALVTVERRGSRVSEAAAALRAFVRGVCARAIGSWSPRSSGVATAILIGDRGGLDPEDERRLQEGGTYHVIAISGGNIALLTALLVLLGRGARLPPRTTAAASIGLLAFYGYTAGLAPSVLRATLAGGVYLAGRASDHRGAALNAVGVAAATAAAAAPLTLLDPGFVLSFGATLAIVIGAPRVAGPRVRDATVSRPRLWAGRLVYAAKMLFAATVCAELALAPVGARLFGRVSVAGLLLNFAAIPLMSVIQIAGLAAVAGALVSGTLAAVAGFVAHLAAAGLLHSARLVDAAPWLVRDVPPPAWWLIAGWYAGLAAFAVRSRRAVRAAGAAALVLSGLLILAGRPATRAVLAPSPPAGWTRLVFLDVGQADATLILPPDCDPMFVDAGGIAGSSFDVGRRVTLPAAWAFGVIRSGPLVLTHGDPDHVGGAPAIVRALRPSEVWDGIPVPPHEPMRRLRELARRYGVPWTERRAGQTQSCGSLRIQVLNPPAADWERRAVRNDDSIVLHLRLGDVGILLPGDITRAVEPGVIARLDRAPLTIVKAPHHGSAGSSSPAFVDALRPAAVIFSAGLRNPFGHPAPAVVQRYRSAGAEVFSTAEDGAVVVETDGREVLIWTWVGKRATVTANRR, from the coding sequence GTGATTGCGCCCGCGTTGCTGGTTGCGGTGCCTCTGGTGCTCGGCGTGGCTGCCGGCGCCGGGCTGGCGCTGCCGCGCGCGCAGGTGGTCGGCTCGCTCGTGGTCGCGTGGCTGGCCTGTGGCGTCGCGCTCTGGCGGAGTCGCGCGCTGCTGGTCGTGGTGTTCGCCGCGGCCGGGTTCGCCGCCGCGGGCGCGGCGCTCGGGACGATCGCCATTCACGAGGCGCGGCATCCCTCCCTGTTCGACTGGTTCCTGCAGTTTCCACGCGACGGTCCGGTCCGCGTGAGCGGTGTACTGCGCGAAGACGCGCGGATCTCGCGATTCGGCGTCAGCCTCCTGCTGCTGGTCCGCGAGGTGGACCGGCAGCGTGTAAACGGAGGTTTGCGCCTGACCGTGGCCGGAGCGACGGCGCCGGCGGCAGCGGCCGACTGGCGGGCCGGGCGTCAGGTCGCCGTCCAGGCGGCGGTGCGGCTGCCGCTCGACTACCGCAACCCCGGCGTGCCCAGCGACCGCGAGCGCCTGCTTCGCGAGGGGATCGTTCTGCTCGGATCGGTGAAGAGCGCGGCGCTGGTGACGGTGGAGCGGCGGGGAAGCCGGGTCAGTGAAGCGGCCGCGGCGCTGCGGGCGTTCGTCCGCGGCGTCTGCGCGCGGGCGATCGGCTCCTGGAGCCCGCGTTCGTCGGGCGTCGCGACCGCCATTCTGATCGGCGACCGCGGCGGCCTCGATCCCGAGGACGAGCGGCGTCTGCAGGAGGGCGGGACGTACCACGTCATCGCGATCTCGGGCGGCAACATCGCGCTCCTGACCGCGCTGCTCGTGCTGCTCGGCCGGGGCGCGCGCCTGCCGCCGCGCACGACCGCGGCCGCGTCGATCGGGCTGCTCGCGTTCTACGGCTACACCGCCGGGCTCGCCCCCTCCGTTCTGCGCGCGACGCTCGCCGGCGGCGTCTATCTCGCCGGACGCGCCAGCGATCATCGGGGCGCCGCCTTGAACGCGGTTGGTGTCGCGGCGGCGACGGCGGCCGCCGCCGCGCCGCTCACGCTGCTCGATCCGGGCTTCGTCCTCTCGTTCGGCGCGACGCTCGCCATCGTGATCGGCGCGCCGCGCGTCGCCGGGCCTCGGGTGCGTGACGCGACGGTCTCGCGGCCGCGCCTGTGGGCCGGGCGCCTCGTCTACGCGGCGAAGATGCTGTTTGCCGCGACGGTCTGCGCGGAACTGGCGCTGGCGCCGGTGGGTGCACGGCTGTTCGGCCGGGTGAGCGTTGCCGGGCTGCTGCTGAACTTCGCCGCGATTCCGCTGATGTCGGTGATTCAGATCGCCGGGCTCGCCGCCGTCGCCGGGGCGCTCGTCTCGGGCACGCTTGCGGCCGTCGCCGGGTTCGTCGCGCACCTGGCCGCGGCGGGTCTGCTGCATTCCGCGCGACTCGTCGACGCGGCGCCGTGGCTGGTGCGCGACGTGCCCCCGCCCGCCTGGTGGCTGATCGCCGGCTGGTACGCGGGACTGGCGGCCTTTGCCGTGCGCTCACGCCGTGCGGTCCGCGCCGCCGGGGCGGCGGCGCTCGTGCTCTCCGGCCTGCTCATACTTGCGGGCCGTCCCGCGACGCGCGCGGTGCTCGCGCCGTCGCCTCCAGCCGGCTGGACCCGCCTCGTTTTCCTCGACGTCGGGCAGGCGGACGCGACACTCATCCTGCCGCCCGACTGCGATCCGATGTTCGTCGACGCCGGCGGCATCGCCGGTTCGTCGTTCGACGTGGGCCGCCGCGTCACCCTGCCGGCCGCCTGGGCCTTCGGCGTCATCCGCAGCGGCCCGCTGGTGCTGACGCACGGCGATCCCGATCACGTCGGCGGCGCGCCCGCGATCGTGCGCGCGCTCCGCCCGTCGGAGGTCTGGGATGGCATTCCGGTTCCGCCGCACGAGCCGATGCGTCGTCTGCGCGAGCTGGCGCGGCGGTACGGCGTCCCCTGGACCGAGCGCCGCGCCGGCCAAACGCAGAGCTGCGGTTCGCTGCGGATTCAGGTTCTCAATCCGCCCGCCGCCGACTGGGAGCGCCGCGCGGTGCGCAACGACGACTCGATCGTGCTGCACCTGCGGCTCGGCGACGTGGGGATCCTGCTGCCCGGCGACATCACCCGGGCCGTCGAGCCCGGCGTCATCGCCCGCCTCGATCGCGCGCCGCTCACGATCGTCAAGGCGCCGCATCACGGCAGCGCCGGGAGCAGCTCGCCGGCGTTCGTGGACGCGCTCCGCCCGGCGGCGGTGATCTTCAGCGCCGGCCTCCGCAATCCCTTCGGCCATCCCGCGCCGGCGGTCGTGCAGCGCTACCGATCCGCCGGCGCCGAGGTGTTCAGCACCGCCGAGGACGGCGCCGTGGTCGTCGAGACGGACGGCCGCGAG